The nucleotide window ACGGTGCCGGCGTACCCGCGGAAGTTGTCCTCGGCCCGCACGACGTACTGCACCGGGAAGCGCAGCGGCGCCTCCTCGTCCGGGACCACCGGTGTCCACGCCGACAGGGCACCCAGCACGGTCGGGCCGCTGTACCACGGGGTCTGGCCGGAGCCGCTGGTGACGTTGTCGCCGGTCATCGCGCTGACCGGTACGGCGGTGACCCGGCTGATGCCGAGCCGGCCGGCCGCGGCGGCGAGGTCGGTCGAGATCTCCTCGAACACCTCGGCGCGGTAGTCGACGGCGTCCATCTTGTTGACCGCCACGACGACGCTGGACACCCCCATCAGCGCGCAGACGGTCAGGTGCCGGTGGGTCTGTGGTCGTACGCCGCGGGCCGCGTCGACCAACAGGATCGCGACGTCGGCGGTGGAGGCGGCCACGGCCATGTTGCGGGTGTACTGCTCGTGCCCTGGCGCGTCGGCGATGATCACCCGGCGGCCGTCGGGAAGTTCCATGTGGCGGTAGGCGACGTCGATGGTGATGCCCTGCTCGCGTTCGGCTTCCAGGCCGTCGGTGAGCAGCGAGTAGTCGATGTCGCCGACCGGGATGGTGGAGCCGCCTCGCCGCGTCCGGCGGGCGTAGTCCAGCTGGTCTTCCGGGACGCTGCGGGTCTCGGCCAGCAGCCGGCCGATGAGCGTGGACTTGCCGTCATCGACCGACCCGCACGCCACGAGGCGCACGACGGCGTGGACGGGTGGGGCGACGGTCACGGCAGAGCAGTCTACGGATCCACGGCGCCCCCGCCGCCGCGCGTCAGAAGTACCCCTCGGCCTTCTTGGCCTCCATCGAGCCGCCGCCCTCGCCGTCGATCAGCCGGCCGGCGCGCTCGGACAGGTTCGACACGAGCATCTCGTCGATCAGGGTGTCGATGTCGGCCGCGGTGGATTCCACCGCGCCGGTGAGCGGGTAGCAGCCGAGGGTGCGGAAGCGCACCGAGCGCAGCTGCGGCGTCTCACCGTCCTGCAACGGGAACCGGTCGTCGTCGACCATGATCAAGGTGCCGTCACGCTCGACCACGGGGCGCTGGGCGGCGAAGTACAGCGCCGGCAACTCGATGCGCTCGCGCCGGATGTAGCGCCAGATGTCCAGCTCGGTCCAGTTCGACAGCGGGAACGCCCGCATGGTCTGCCCCTCGCCGAGCACGGCGTTGGTGGTCCGCCAGAACTCCGGCCGCTGCCGGCGCGGCTCCCACCGGTGGCCCGGCTCGCGCAGCGAGAAGATCCGCTCCTTGGCCCGCGACCGCTCCTCGTCGCGGCGGGCGCCGCCGATGGCGCAGTCGAACTGGCCGGCGTCGAGGCCCTGGCGCAGCGCCACCGTCTTCATCAGCCGGGTGTACTCGTGCGCGCCGTGGGTGAACGGGGAGACGCCTTCGGCGATCGCTTCCTCGTTGCGGGCGACCCGCAGGTCCAGCCCGTAGCGGGCGACCACCTCGTTGCGGAACCGGATCATCTCCGCGAACTTCCAGGTGGTGTCGATGTGCAGCAACGGGAACGGCACCGTCGCCGGGTAGAAGGCCTTGCGGCACAGGTGAAGCAGGACCGAGGAATCCTTGCCGATGGAGTACATGAGGACCGGCCGGCGGAAGGCGGCGGCGACCTCGCGGATGACGTGCAGCGCTTCGTCCTCGAGCGCGTTGAGGACGTCGTCGTGGTGGTCGGCGGGTCGGACGGCGGCGGTCGCGGTGGTCATGGGCGGTCCTCGAGTCGGTCCGTACGGCGGCGCCCACGGTACCTGCCGGCCGGCCCAGGCCGACCCCGGCCCAAGCGGAGCAAGGCTCCGGGTATACCAATGCCGAGACGCGCGACGAGGACGGTGGCGGTGACGCAGACGGTCGAGCAGTCCCGGTCGGGCGGGTCGGTCCGGCTGTTCGCGCTGCTGTTCGGCCTGTCGCTGGGCCCGCTCACCTACGCGCTGCTGACCACCGCGGTGATCCCGGTGATTCCGCAGTTGAGCGCCCACTACGACGTCCTGCCGGGGACGGCGAACCTGGTGGTCACCGTGGCGCTAATCGCCGGGGCGGTCGCCACGCCGCTGCTGGGGCGGCTCGGTGACCTGTTCGGCAGGCGGCAGATGCTGCTGCTCAGCCTGGTGCTGCTGCTGGCCGGCTGCCTGCTGGCCGCCGTCAGTACGAGCTTCCCGATGCTGCTGGTGGCCCGCTTCCTGCAGGGCCCCGGCTGCGCCTCGGTCCCGCTCGGCCTGGCGGTCATCGCCGACCTGGTCCCGCCTCGGCGGCTGAACTACGGCATCGGGGTGGCCAGCGTCACCTACGCCGTGGGCGCCGGCGCCGGGTTCATCCTCGGCGGCGTCGTCGCCACGCTCACCGACGACGTGCACGCGGTCTTCTGGGTGCTGACCGCGGCCGCCGCTGTGGCGCTGGTGGTCAGCTGGAAGATCACCCCGGTCTCGCCGCCGAAGCCGACCGCGAAGGTGGACCTGCTCGGCGGCGTCCTGTTGACCGTGGGGCTGACCGGCTCGCTGCTCGCGCTCGCGGAGGGCGGGCACTGGGGATGGACGTCGGCGACCACCGTGGTCTGCACGGTGGGTGGGGTGGCCTGCCTGGCGTTGTGGATCGTGCACGGCTTCCGCGCGGCAGATCCGCTGGTCGACATGCACGTCTTCTTCAGCCGGCCGGTGCTGGTGACCAACGTCGCGACGCTGCTGCTGGGCGCCGCGCAGTTCGTCATCATGCTGTCGATCGTCGTGGTGGGCCGGGCCGATCCGGCGACCGCCGGCTACGGGCTGGGACTGGCCGTGCTGCCCGCGTCGCTGCTGCTGCTGCCACCCACCATCGCCCAGGCCAGCGGCTCGGCGTTCCTGCCGGCGTTCGTCCGCCGGTTCAGCCTGTACACGGCGCTGGTGGTGGGGTCGGCACTGTCCGGTGCCGGACTGCTGCTGGTGTCGGTCGCCAACCGGACCATGGTCGGTCTGCTGCTGGCCGCTGCGGTGTCCTGCGTCGGCTTCGGATTCGCCGTGACCGCGTCGCCGGCGTACGTCGTCAGCGTGGTCGAACCGTCGCAGCGCGGCATCACGACGGGCATGAACTTCATCTGCCGCACCGGAGGCCAGGCGATCGGGACCGCCGGCATCGCGGCGCTGATCACCGCGACGACCCCGCTGGGGTCGTCGACGCCGAGCATCCTGGCGTACGAGATCGCGCTGCGGGTGGTCGGCGTCGGCGGCCTGCTGTCGGCCGTACTGCTGCTGGTGGCGCGTCCCGACCGGCCCCGGCGGGTGGCGCCGGCCGCCGGCGTACGGCAACGGACGTAGCGAGCCGGCGTACGGCGACCGACGTAGCGCGCCTTGGTGCTGTCAGCCGTCCAGGGGACGTAGCGGCCGGTGCGCCGGACCGTGCCTGACGGTGCCGTCCGGGGCGAACCGGGAGCCGTGGCACGGGCAGTCCCACGACTCTTCCGCGTCGTTCCACCGCACGAGGCATCGCAGGTGAGTGCAGCGTGCGTCGAGACGGTGTTCGACGCCCTCGCGATCCCGGCACACCGCGACCGGGACCATCCCGTCGCGCCGGACCTCACCCTGACCCGGTGACAGGGCCGTGCCACGCCGGGTGAACAGCCGGGCGGCGTCCACGACCAGACTGACTGCGGCGTCGACGTTGAGTCGCGCGGTCGCCAGCGGTGCCCGGCGCAGCACACTGCGCCGCGAGTCCAGCACCGGCCAGCGGCGCTGTTCACCGACGATCCGGCGGCACAACTCCTCGGCGGCCGCAGCGCCGGCCGCCCAGCCCCAGGCCCCGAAGCCGGTGGCCATCAACACGGTGTCGCAGAAGGGATGCAGCGGCCCGACCAGCGGCGGGCCGTCGGGAGTGAAGGCGTCCTGGGTGGACCACTGGTGGGTGACGTCGACGTCGAAGTTGCGTTCGGCCCACACCCGGAGCCGGTGCTGCTGCGCCGTACCGTTGCCGTGTC belongs to Actinomycetota bacterium and includes:
- the cysD gene encoding sulfate adenylyltransferase subunit CysD, with protein sequence MTTATAAVRPADHHDDVLNALEDEALHVIREVAAAFRRPVLMYSIGKDSSVLLHLCRKAFYPATVPFPLLHIDTTWKFAEMIRFRNEVVARYGLDLRVARNEEAIAEGVSPFTHGAHEYTRLMKTVALRQGLDAGQFDCAIGGARRDEERSRAKERIFSLREPGHRWEPRRQRPEFWRTTNAVLGEGQTMRAFPLSNWTELDIWRYIRRERIELPALYFAAQRPVVERDGTLIMVDDDRFPLQDGETPQLRSVRFRTLGCYPLTGAVESTAADIDTLIDEMLVSNLSERAGRLIDGEGGGSMEAKKAEGYF
- a CDS encoding MFS transporter, which gives rise to MPRRATRTVAVTQTVEQSRSGGSVRLFALLFGLSLGPLTYALLTTAVIPVIPQLSAHYDVLPGTANLVVTVALIAGAVATPLLGRLGDLFGRRQMLLLSLVLLLAGCLLAAVSTSFPMLLVARFLQGPGCASVPLGLAVIADLVPPRRLNYGIGVASVTYAVGAGAGFILGGVVATLTDDVHAVFWVLTAAAAVALVVSWKITPVSPPKPTAKVDLLGGVLLTVGLTGSLLALAEGGHWGWTSATTVVCTVGGVACLALWIVHGFRAADPLVDMHVFFSRPVLVTNVATLLLGAAQFVIMLSIVVVGRADPATAGYGLGLAVLPASLLLLPPTIAQASGSAFLPAFVRRFSLYTALVVGSALSGAGLLLVSVANRTMVGLLLAAAVSCVGFGFAVTASPAYVVSVVEPSQRGITTGMNFICRTGGQAIGTAGIAALITATTPLGSSTPSILAYEIALRVVGVGGLLSAVLLLVARPDRPRRVAPAAGVRQRT